CCGGATGAGCCCGTCAGGATCAGCTGATCCACTCTTTCCGGGTGTTTTAATGCGTAGACCAACGCCACGTGTCCGCCCAGGGAATTGCCCATGAAACTAGCTTTTTCAAAGCCCATGTGCTCCATGAATTTATGAACGAACTTGGCGATGTTGTTGACATTCGTCTTGATCAGTGGTAGATCGTAGATCGGTAATTGAGGTATGAGTACTTGATAGCTGTTTTCTGAAAAGTGATTGACCACCCCGTCAAAGTTGCTCAAGGCCCCCATGAGTCCGTGTAGCACGATGATCGGTTTTCCTTCACCCGCGGCTAAGTAGCTAAACTTTCCCTGTTCAATCAGTTTTGGTGGCATTCTCCGCTGTTTACGCCAAAAATAGACTTTTTGTCCGAATGTGCTCATTGCACGTGTTTTCCACGACTCCTAGAGAACCTTCCCACTTCTTTAAGCCCAATAAAAACAAATCTCCAAGATAATTTTTAGCCGATTTTAGCCGTAAAAGTTATCAACAAGTGGTAAAAAGTGGCAAAAAGTGGTTAAATAACCTCTATATTTGAATTCAGTAAGCGAAAACACTGATGATCAGCTTAATCGGCGTACACGAATGCAAACTCGACTCCAAGGGTCGGATGCTGCTTCCTTCGGATTTGAAGAAGCAGCTTTTGCCTGTTTGGGGTGAAGGGTTTGTGATCAAGCGTAGTGTTTTTCATCAGTGTCTTGAGATTCACCCCATGACGGAGTGGAAGAAGGTGATGGAGCGCATGAACAAGCTCAATCGATTCGTGAAGAAGAACAACGACTTCATTCGGCTATTTACGGCCGGGGTGCGCATCGTTGAGCCCGATGGGAATGGAAGGCTTTTGGTGCCCAAAGACCTGATGAACTTCGCTGAATTGCAAAAAGATGTGGTGTTGTCCAGTTCGATCAACATGGTCGAGATCTGGGACAAAAACAAATACGAAACTGTGTTGAACGATCCCGACCTGGACTTCGCGGCATTGGCCGAAGAGGTTATGGGAGGGGCAACTCCGGGTGAAGATGAGTGATTACCACGTTCCCGCCTTGTTGAATGAGTCGCTCCGCGGTCTCAAGATCAAACCGGAGGGAACTTATGTCGACTGCACCTTTGGGGGTGGCGGCCACTCAAAAGCGATCCTTGACCAATTGACTACCGGTACTCTGTATGCCTTTGATAAGGATAAGGATGCTCAGAGTAACGTACCTGAGCACGAGCACTTGGTTTTTGTGCCCCAGGATTTTCGCTACATGAAGAATTTTCTGCGGATGCACGATGTACGTCTAGTGGATGGGATTTTGGCCGATCTGGGTGTGAGTTTTCACCAGTTCGACACACCGGATCGCGGGTTTTCGCTCCGCGAAGATGGACCTCTTGACATGCGCATGAGCGAGCAGGTGCAAAAAACGGCGGCACAAATTCTCAATGAATACGAAGAGGAACAGTTGTGTCACCTATTTCGCCGCTATGGTGAAGTTCGGCCCGCACAGCGACTTGCCCGAAACATCATATCGGCCCGTGAGGGCCAGGCATTCGAACGTGTCAACCGGCTTAAGCAAGTCATCGCGCCAATGGCGCCGAAGCTTAAGGAGCACAAGTTTTACGCTCAGGTCTTCCAGGCTTTGAGGATAGAGGTGAATGACGAATTGGGTGCGCTTGAGGACTTGCTGGTACAGAGTGTTGAATTGCTCAAGACGGGTGGTCGGCTCGCTGTGATCAGCTACCATTCGCTTGAAGATAGAATGGTGAAAAATTTCATGCGAGAAGGTAAGCTTGACGGAGAGGCCGATCGCGATTTTTTTGGCAACCGACTGGTTCCTTTCAAGATCATGAATCGGAAGCCAATGGTGCCGAGTGAAGAAGAGATAAAGAGGAACAACAGATCCCGCAGCGCTAAGCTGCGCGTGGCTGAGCGAATATGAGTGAAGAGCAGAACGTAAGGACGAATTGGAACGCGGGCAAGTGGCTCCGCGGAAGCTTCTTGGCCGATGAGCGCAACGCCGTTCACTGGCCATTTCTGCTTT
This sequence is a window from Flavobacteriales bacterium. Protein-coding genes within it:
- the mraZ gene encoding division/cell wall cluster transcriptional repressor MraZ gives rise to the protein MISLIGVHECKLDSKGRMLLPSDLKKQLLPVWGEGFVIKRSVFHQCLEIHPMTEWKKVMERMNKLNRFVKKNNDFIRLFTAGVRIVEPDGNGRLLVPKDLMNFAELQKDVVLSSSINMVEIWDKNKYETVLNDPDLDFAALAEEVMGGATPGEDE
- the rsmH gene encoding 16S rRNA (cytosine(1402)-N(4))-methyltransferase RsmH, which encodes MSDYHVPALLNESLRGLKIKPEGTYVDCTFGGGGHSKAILDQLTTGTLYAFDKDKDAQSNVPEHEHLVFVPQDFRYMKNFLRMHDVRLVDGILADLGVSFHQFDTPDRGFSLREDGPLDMRMSEQVQKTAAQILNEYEEEQLCHLFRRYGEVRPAQRLARNIISAREGQAFERVNRLKQVIAPMAPKLKEHKFYAQVFQALRIEVNDELGALEDLLVQSVELLKTGGRLAVISYHSLEDRMVKNFMREGKLDGEADRDFFGNRLVPFKIMNRKPMVPSEEEIKRNNRSRSAKLRVAERI